The Salvelinus sp. IW2-2015 linkage group LG8, ASM291031v2, whole genome shotgun sequence genome window below encodes:
- the gfral gene encoding GDNF family receptor alpha-like yields MDIVHIAQQKKSSTVDWKSSSLKEYVHDIDGSCLQQMTICLHDDVCNRQIVPLVQTCLAKQCNSTHCRQVTQQLYAGLPYNIAEMFVLCECDPGDPDCLHMKEGLHSGTCGEHLEEARTQICLEIFDNCLGEALCRNRLEALLSNCWDTEDTPCSDFSMDECTSLLDPALILGGDAKCRMSLIATMGTTLQHPCTCGGLHNKDLFKCNMMREVLHNRTHFMSPVKKESTPYVPPPMSESESGYEWLSDQLVNVFAYILLVAVVLLGVMIVFHIRTHRGNEKPQFHPPDKNSVVIF; encoded by the exons ATGGACAtag TCCATATAGCACAACAGAAGAAGAGTTCAACTGTGGATTGGAAAAGTAGCAGTCTGAAAGAATACG TTCATGACATTGATGGGTCCTGTTTGCAACAGATGACAATCTGCCTCCATGATGATGTCTGCAACAGGCAGATAGTTCCTCTTGTGCAGACGTGTTTGGCAAAGCAATGCAACAGCACTCACTGTCGACAGGTCACTCAACAGCTCTACGCTGGTCTGCCATACAACATCGCAGAGATGTTCGTCCTCTGTGAATGTGACCCAGGCGATCCGGACTGTCTGCATATGAAGGAGGGTCTGCACAGTGGCACATGTGGAGAACATTTGGAGGAGGCCAGGACCCAAATCTGTCTGGAAATCTTTGACAACTGCCTGGGGGAGGCGCTCTGCAG GAACCGTTTAGAAGCTCTCCTATCAAACTGCTGGGATACTGAAGACACACCGTGCAGTGATTTTTCTATGGATGAATGCACTAGTCTTCTGGATCCTGCTCTTATTCTGGGAGGAGATGCAAAGTGCAGAATGTCTTTGATTGCTACCATGGGAACAACACTTCAGCATCCCTGTACATGTGGTGGACTTCACAACAAAGACCTATTCAAGTGCAACATGATGCGTGAAGTACTTCACAACCGAACGCATTTTA tgtCACCAGTGAAGAAAGAAAGTACTCCTTATGTGCCACCTCCAATGAGTGAATCAGAATCAGGATACGAATGGTTGAGTG ATCAGCTGGTGAATGTTTTTGCATACATACTGCTTGTTGCAGTAGTACTGTTGGGAGTCATGATTGTTTTTCACATACG GACGCACAGAGGGAACGAAAAGCCTCAATTTCACCCTCCTGATAAAAATAGTGTTGTAATTTTCTGA